One stretch of Cryptococcus decagattii chromosome 10, complete sequence DNA includes these proteins:
- a CDS encoding ATP-dependent rRNA helicase SPB4, whose translation MDAPVPAAPAFGGSWANLNPPLSPWIMDVINTMGFTNMTPVQAGTIPRAVKNQDCVVEAVTGSGKTLAFAIPVLERLSRREEPYKKGEIAAIVVAPTRELATQIHAVFGRFLSSLIPPESEEETADVESHAPPIASSSRSPSPLSDKPLFPLPMLVTSGTPTPYETFQSTHPSILIGTPGRLAAFLLNPRGLAIVRVSELDVLILDEADRLLSSPDHRRDVERIMRHLPKQRRTHLFSATMTDAVEEMIGLGLRNPVRIVVNLKDKRKNGEEPKERRTPMALQNTYLVCRHAEKTLQLIRLLLSESTKHERSKFIVYFSTCAAVDYFYRILSRLPLLSKLHLTSFHGELPPKIRETALSTFTSHPSSHLSPAVLLCTDVAARGVDFPDIDVVVQYDAPTDPKTFSHRAGRTARAGRRGKAVLLLGKGREEDYVDFLSIRKIPLTKQPYISASLEEVDTPQILDPEATTLLHSIRQIILTDRELSDKAAKSFVSSFRAYSKHEASFIFRTLDFDFNSQAISFGLLRLPAMPEIKDWKKKKEAERQRLEKIKSEGGEVEEKEVIEWEDAEVNWNTFAYASKQREASRLATLAQRAESQSSNDVARAEARAKRKIKAEMREAWSEQKERKVRKEERREKKDAKKKYEWELEQANGEGDRQSDLADIAKAQAERKKKREREEESWDEEMGKEYKSLKREIKEEKFVRKSSKGGTGGGGIGGGMFDDLE comes from the exons ATGGATGCTCCAGTACCGGCAGCACCAGCATTTGGCGGATCATGGGCAAATCTCAATCCTCCTCTGTCTCCATGGAT CATGGACGTCATCAATACCATGGGTTTCACGAACATGACTCCTGTTCAAGCAGGCACTATTCCGAGAGCGGTCAAGAATCAGGACTGTGTAGTGGAGGCTGTTACTGGCTCTGGTAAAACTTTGGCCTTCGCGATCCCCGTCTTGGAACGTCTGTCAAGACGAGAAGAACCGTATAAGAAGGGCGAGATTGCCGCCATAGTTGTTGCACCCACACG TGAATTGGCTACTCAAATACATGCCGTTTTTGGCCGCTTCCTATCATCTCTCATTCCTCCGgaaagtgaagaggagactGCCGATGTCGAAAGTCATGCTCCACCTATTGCCTCATCATCACGTTCACCATCCCCTCTTTCTGATAAACCTCTGTTCCCTCTCCCCATGCTTGTAACCTCGGGGACTCCCACGCCCTATGAGACTTTCCAATCCACCCATCCATCGATTCTCATCGGTACCCCAGGACGTCTCGCTGCATTTCTCCTCAACCCTCGCGGTTTGGCGATAGTCCGAGTATCAGAATTGGATGTCCTGATCCTCGATGAAGCTGACAGGCTGCTGTCAAGTCCTGATCATAGGAGAGATGTTGAGAGGATTATGCGACATCTACCCAAGCAACGCCGAACTCATTTGTTTTCGGCCACCATGACCGATgcggtggaggagatgatAGGGTTGGGCCTTCGTAATCCGGTCAGGATCGTGGTTAATCTGAAAGAtaagaggaagaatggggAAGAACCTAAAGAGCGCAGGACTCCTATGGC TCTCCAAAATACATACTTAGTTTGTCGGCACGCCGAAAAGACTCTACAGCTTAtccgtcttctcctctccgAATCCACAAAACACGAAAGATCCAAGTTTATTGTCTACTTCTCCACCTGCGCTGCTGTCGATTACTTTTATCGCATCCTCTCCCGGCTTCCATTGCTCTCGAAATTACACCTAACTTCTTTCCACGGTGAATTGCCGCCGAAGATTCGAGAGACTGCGCTTTCAACATTCACATCGCATCCCTCATCCCATTTATCCCCAGCCGTCCTATTGTGTACGGACGTGGCGGCAAGAGGTGTGGATTTCCCGGATATAGATGTCGTTGTGCAGTATGATGCCCCTACAGACCCCAAAACGTTTAGTCATCGAGCAGGAAGGACGGCCAGAGCTGGCAGACGAGGAAAGGCGGTTCTTCTGTTAGGTAAAGGTCGAGAAGAGGATTATGTCG ATTTCCTGAGCATTCGTAAAATTCCCTTGACCAAACAACCATATATCAGTGCTTCGCTAGAAGAAGTAGACACTCCCCAAATCTTAGATCCCGAAGCTAcgactcttcttcactcaATCCGTCAAATTATCCTCACTGACCGTGAGCTCTCTGACAAGGCTGCAAAGTCATtcgtctcttctttcagGGCATACTCGAAACATGAAgcatccttcatcttccggACTTTGGACTTCGATTTCAACTCGCAAGCGATCAGTTTTGGGTTATTGAGATTACCAGCAATGCCGGAGATCAAAGattggaaaaagaagaaggaagcagAGAGACAGAGATTGGAGAAGATTAAGAGTGAGGGTGGGGAAGtagaggaaaaggaagtcATTGAGTGGGAGGATGCTGAAGTAAAC TGGAATACTTTCGCCTACGCATCAAAACAACGCGAAGCCTCTCGTCTCGCGACCCTCGCTCAAAGAGCTGAAAGCCAGTCATCCAACGATGTGGCCAGAGCCGAAGCCCGAGCCAAGCGAAAGATCAAAGCAGAGATGCGAGAGGCATGGTCCGAACAAAAAGAACGAAaagtgaggaaggaggaaaggagggagaagaaggatgcaAAGAAAAAGTATGAATGGGAGCTAGAGCAGGCTAATGGTGAGGGGGATCGACAAAGCGATTTGGCGGATATCGCGAAAGCGCAAgcggagaggaagaagaagagagagagggaagaagagagctgggatgaggagatgggaaaGGAGTATAAGAGTCTGAAGCGAGAGATCAAGGAGGAAAAGTTTGTCAGAAAGTCAAGTAAGGGAGGAACGGGGGGAGGAGGTATAGGTGGTGGTATGTTTGATGACCTCGAGTGA